DNA from Drosophila suzukii chromosome 2R, CBGP_Dsuzu_IsoJpt1.0, whole genome shotgun sequence:
ACCCGGccaattaatattcatttgAGCCAAACTCACCCGCTCAGCACTTTCCAGCTGGGAGGAAAATCCTTTATTTAGCGAACAACTTTCCGCGCctgtttttctttttcgttTCGTACTTTAGTTTTGGTTTTTCGGACGCGCGGGCTTTTGTTTTTCCCCAGTTGGCTGTTGACGTTGTTTCTCCAGCTGCAAATGCACGACAAATTAACACAGAAAGACAGAAAGAGACAGCCGGGCGGCGGCAGAAAGAGACGGGTGGAACAAAGAGTCAACAAAAACTGAAAACGAAAAGCCATATCCTtctaaaggaaaaaaataaagggGGGAAAGCCACGCCCGCGGCTTGGCcgaaaaaaatattgaaaaagtGGGAAAGTGCGGAAAACTAAAACTCTGTCACTTGCTGCTCGGCGAGATTTGttttaacaacaaaaaatgtGGTCTTGGGAAGAAGGAGTTTATTCAAGCAGCATAAACCGTAACCACATGGAGAGAAATGTAATCCGTAcctaataaaaatataaactacGATTGTTGTTACAAAGATcaaataaatatgtattttgaaaatatttgtccaaaTACTTAAATTTGTTCCCAAATTCTTGATACAATATTGGTAGTATGCAGATTCTGgtaaaaatttcaaatttattacGTAAATAACTAAGATACCTAAGTATCACCccaaaaatttaaactttGCGAACGATAAGTTTATAAATCGTGAAATGGTGAGAAGGTACGTAAGCCAAATTCTAATTTTGATGAAGCATGGTTAACTTTGTGATAAAAATTCGATATTTCGAAAACTATTACAATTACCATTGtaataataacaattttgTACACATTAAGAAGTAAAATTTATCTTATAGTGGAatattataaaacaaaaacacctcttatcGAGGTATATAtctagtgacgatcgcacctccaacaaacaaaagttctgatatcaacttttgtgacgaaaatgtattatacgatctactaaataaatacactttacaCCTGTGTTTAGGTGTACGGTTTTGATAAAGCGTGTCGAATGAGAAAAACACAGGTATATTGAATTGCACCATTGTAAACCAATTTAGAAAGCTAAACAGCTTAAAGTTTTAACCAAAATcgtttttggaaaacaaaaaaatatttcgaaataaaaaaagtttgcgcGTAATGGCTTAATGATGGTAATTAGACAAACTATATTAGAAAGGCGTAcaaagtatttcaaaatatttccttTCTAACGACATATATGTAGCCTGTAGCTTTAGtagttcacaagttacggCTGTACGAATTTGAGGTACATATTTATAGCTGTTTACCCGagcttcgtcactacgtggacgGCCCTCTACAGAGATTTATtaaaaagatttaataaagacTATGATAAAATTGTGATAGAAGTAATCGTAAATATTGTAATTTAATAGTCATACATTAATAGACTGTTGTGAATGTATATTAAAGGCTTTGATAAGAGATATATCACAACATACTTCGAAAAAGTACGTCCAAGCCGGGAGTTACAGTGCATCAACCCCTCCTCACCTTTTTCTTTATGTGAGGCTGAATGCTCAGCGGGCCACTTTTTTATTGGATTTTTCctcttgttttctttttttcctaTATTCGTGAGATTTTCGCACCACAGAAACACTGAGCCGACACACTtgtgttaaatattttttctttctACGCCTATTTGCGTTTAGTATTTTATGGGCTTTTTGCTTGCAACCCCCGTCTGCACTCCACTTGAGAACACTAGGCTACACGGCACTAAACACACTACACTACACTATGCTGCGATGGACCGTTAGTTTCAAGCTGGCGTTTACCGTTACTCGCTCCGCACTCGCGAGCTTCTTTCGTTGAACTGgcgaaaaaaagaaaaaaacacaaCGCACACGCACACAGCGAGATGAAAATTCACAAACGAACTCTGCTAGTCTTTACAGCAAGGTGAGCCGAGCTTTAATGGCCGCTCTCGCTCACCGCTCACTGTCTCTCTTTATAGGCATTTCcactccctctccctctctctctctctctcttacCACTTTTGGCAAAACAGCCGGCGCAACAAAAACGCAACGCCAACGCAACAGCGCCGCCGGCCGAGAGCTTTCAAcccaaaaatggcaaaaacaaAGCGGAAAGCGAGTCGGCGGCCATGGCCAACCCCCTTGGGCGTTCGCCGCTCTATTTTTCGCTCTCTCTCTCGGCTCTGCCGCCCACCCTCTCTCGCTCTGCTGCGCATGCGCCAAAGCTGAGCTTCAAAGCTCGGGAGCGGGCACTTCGGGGGTGGATCGTCGGGGGTTGGGTGGTTAATGCGAAATCCAGCTACAGGGGTCGCTCGGAAATAGGCTTGTCCAAAACAATCCGCAGATCAACAATTAATGgggaaataaatatttacaggACTTACGAAAATCCTAGAATTGTCGAAAAAGTCATTAGCGGCTCTACAAGTAAAATAGGGGTAGCTACATAGATAGGTacatattaattatatttaggGTCATTTTCTTGTTGGTTAAACTTGAAATAGCTCTTAAACCTACTTTTAGTTTAACATgcgaagaagaagaaaaaggTCCTTActtcatttttaaaactaaatgtatggatcatttataaataattataaaaaccttatttaaaactaaaatgtTATATTATTACCCCGTCAAAATAGTATGAAGCTTACATTTTAAGACTTTTcttcttttatatttaatttttgtctgATCCAAATCAAAATTTTTGCTCTTATAATAAAGAACATCATAATAATGTCTAATAAACTTCCCAACCCCTGTTAGTTTTAAGacttttctttatatatttttaatttttgtctgATCCAAATCAAAGTTTGTCAAGGTgctaataaatatttcatggTATAAATTAGTTCCAATATTAGAAACGTCTCTTATAATAAAGTTATAACAATAATGCCCAATAAACTTCACAACCCCTGTTAGTTTTGACATCTTAAATCGTTATTTTTGAAATCTCCGCTCAGAGAACCCACTGTATAAAAGTTTGGGATGGGCGGTGGCATCGAGTGGGTTGTTTTCATGAGCTGTCGCATTGCTGCTGTTCTACTcgcagttgttgttgctgcagaATGTGCACTTTGTTGAATGTGCAATGGGTTTCCTCATGCCGCTGTTATTGTTGCTACAActgctactgctgctgctactgAAAATTGCCTCGCAGCATTTAAGGCGAATTATGAAAGTCTATATGTGGGTGCGTTTTCCACCCTCCACCCCGAAAAAACCCTCCCCCTGCCGCATTTTCCCCGCCATTTTCGCCCCGCTGGCAACCAGAACTTAGGGAAAACGCGCTCGAGGGACCTGAAAAAcgcctgcattttaattaatattgaTTGTAAGTTATTTTCTGTGGGGGGCAGCAGGTGTGgttttaatttagttttcaAAATGTGTTTTCGCGTGGGCTACAAACAAGCACATAACCCACTTAGCCAGTGTGCAGATAAATGTTTGCCTATTACAGGGTACACAAAGTCAGCACGCCCCTACCCGCGAATCGGTATCATGCAAATTGAAGAGGGGATGATGGGGCTGCCGAAATTTGCATTTCAATTCTGCAGTCGCCGGCTCCCCCGTTCCCATTCTGTTTACCTTGCCCGAACAGCTTCGCTTTATTTTTTCAGCTCTGCTCTGCTTTAAGTGTGATTCAGTGTTGCGCTCGACAGCGCGGCAAAATGTGCACGTGCTGCACCAGCCGCAAGGCATTCCCCGTGGTGCAAATGGAAAATGGGAGGGGGTTCGAAGTCCTGTCCTGTCCGAACtgcaaaaaatgcaaaaagaaATTGGGCTCGAGTTTAAGAGCAACGATTATTGATAGGATATGGCATGCAGACACACTTCTGGTAGTATCATAGAGAATAAAATCGTTTATGGTTCTGAAAAACACATTGAATTCAAATGTTTTTAACCTTTAATAACCTAAAGGAGagcattttaatatttaaaacagaACTGTTTTGCACCCAAATTTCCATAGACATATAAAGCGAAATATAATGCGTATCTCGGTAAGTTCTTATCGAATGAGAGATTCCTGATTTTAAACTTTCACAAATTTCGTTGATGGAATTGTGGACCTTTTGAATCGACTTATAAGTGAGTATATCCTAGAAATTCCATGCAAGATGGATTCACGGTATCAACGCCTTAAAACTAATGAATTTATTTTACAAACTACTATTCAGATTAATAATTCTGTAATTAACATGCCCAAAGATATATTGAAAGACATATAgatatataattattttcttcaattttgAACCTTTATAATGGTCACTGATTAGAATAAAAAGATAAAAGTTTTATTGAATCGTCATAAACGTAACAGTGCCAATCTAGCGTCCAATTAATATATGTAGGTGGAGTGTGAACACAACTAAATGGCGCAGAGAAAAGCGTCACCGAAAATTTTTAGGACGTATTCCTTTCCCAGTAGCTTACAATCTGATATTACCAAAAGAAACCTAGGCgtttatttattcattacGACCAAAGGTGAGTGTGCTAGCCTCGTGACTACCCCTATACACACTTTTCAGACTAAATCAAATCCGCTATAGAAACATTAGTGTGCCTTTACTATTTGGCagattaataatattatattttgtattttgtaaCAGTCACCTCTTAATTCGTTAGATCAGCCAGGGTTACAACAACTAATTGCCAAAGTTACCTTTCGTTCTTGTTTAGTTTTATGATTAGTTAATGTGCTTAAAGATTTATGATATAACTATCCTTTCTAATATATTTTGGTCATATATAATTCTCAACTGTCGTAGCTTAAACGAAAGCACGAAAAGAAAGTATTATACATGATAATATTTGAATTCCCTTACTAAATTGTAAACGTAATTTGTACTTAAGTTTAAAAATACGtgtattgttttatttactaGGTATATTTTAAGTTTCTTTAACTGACTTTGGTTTTACATATATTGGGAAAACTTCAAAAACGTTCAAAATGTTTTCCATAGGATACCTATGATAACATGTTTTTGGCGCGCTTTTGCAGTCACTGCCTTCGATATTGTCCGATATTTTTTGGTATCCCTGGCACATCGATATATCACACCCAACAAAGGCAAAATATCGATGAACCGATAACCAATTATCGCATTTATCTGCCATCTCCAACGGCACGCACTAcattttttcgtattttattTGGTTAAATTTTATTCTCAACTGAAGGCCAGGAAAACGTACAGCAATGGGCAAACGGCGGACGCAATCCCTGATCGACTCCAACTCCAGCGATAGCGACAGCGAATCGGAGACCAATCTAGAATCGGTGAGTGGATAAAAATTAGATCGAATCCCTGGTCCGCGCCCCTTTCTCCATATTGCGATGTAACGAAAATCAATGCGGATATGTgtctgaaaatatatattatactGAATCATTCCCAGGACCTGATGTCGCTGGCCAAGAAGCGCAAGAAGCCCCAGACGGCGGCAAAGTCGAGCTCCCGCTCTGACTCTGATTCCGACTGGGCCAATAATAAAGCCGGAGCCCCCGCCTCCAAGAAGAAGAAGCGCCAAAAGGCCAGCAGGGACTCCAGCTCCTCGGAGTCCAATTGGGATGACGACAGCCAGGATGAGGAGCAGCCGGCGAGGCAAAGCCCAGCGCAGGCCCAACAGGAGCAAAAGCCCCCAGAGCAAGCGACTCAGCCAGCCCATCTCAGCGAACAGGAGGAGGGCGAGGTTTCCGACAGTGATTCCGACAAGTCCAAGTCCAACTCCTCCTCTTCCGGCTCCGATTCCTCCAGCTCTTCGTCCTCCAGCTCCGATTCAGAGTTCGATGATGGTTTCGACGACGACCTCATGGGCGATGAGGAGGATCGAAGGCGTCTCAATGCCCTATCCGAAAAGGAGCGCGAAACGGAGATCTACAAGCGAATTGAGCAGCGTGAGTTCATGCGAACGCGCTGGGAAATCGAACGGAAGCTGAAACTGGCTAGGCGAGGCGAAAAGAACCAGGAGAAGTCCAAGAACAAAGGGGAACgggccaagaagaagaagGAGAAGCGTGAGAAAAAGGCGAAGAAGGCCCGGGAGGCACAGGCGGCCGCACCGCCACAGGCTTCCATATCCACACTGTCGGATGCAGAACCCAAGCCCAGCGGCGAAGTGCGGTCAGCAAGTCCCTTGTCCTCGCCCGCCCTCAGTCGAGATGTGGCTTCCACATCCGCGGCAGTAGCCAGTATTCTGCCCGATGATCAGGCAGCCGCCGCTGGCGTCTCCGACTACTTCGATCACAAGGAGCGATCCAAGGAGCGCAAGAAGAACGTGGAGGCCAACAAGACGGACGACAAGAGGAGCAACGCCATGGCCTTGCTAAAAGCCAAGCGAGAGGGCAAGGCCAAAAGGGGTAAACTAGTTAACTTTAAAAGATTTCACTTCAAGGTGTTAACATTCTTCTTACTACCTTGCAGAGGAAGAGGAAGCCAAGCGCCTGGCTGAACGAGATCGCGATGATGACAAGGAGGAACTGGAGAGCGTCTCTGGTTGCAAATCAGCCGTGAAACTGAAAGCCTCTGAGATATATTCAGACGACTCGGGCAGCAGCGATTGGGATGAGGATGAAAAGCCCACGGGCAAGCGATCGCGCTCCAATAGCAGCAAGGCCTCCAGCGAATCTGAGGACGACGAAAAGGTCCCCCAGCGGCCCGTTTTCATAACCACTCGCGAGGATCTAAACAAGCTGCGCCTATCGCGCTACAAAATGGAGCGTTTTGTGAACTTGCCCATCTTTGAGAGCACCGTACTCAACTGCTTTGTGCGAATCAGCATCGGAAACAATGGACAGAAGCCTGTTTATCGGGTGGCCGAAATTGTGGGTGTGGTGGAGACGGGGAAGGTCTACAGTTTAGGCACCACGCGTACCAATCGCGGGCTGAGACTTAAACACGGAACCCATGAGCGGGTGTTTCGACTGGAGTTCATTTCGAACCAGGATTTCACCGAGAGCGAGTTTAACAAGTGGAACGAAGTCTGCCAGCAGGGGCACGTCCAGATGCCCACTATCGACCTTATCGCTACCAAGCAAACCGACATCAAGAAGGCGCTGAACTACGAGTTTAAGGACGAGGACGTGGACAAGATCGTGGAGGAGAAGAACCGTTTCCGCAACCGACCCACCAATTATGCTATGAAAAAAACCTGCCTGATGAAGGAGCGCGATGCGGCAATGTTGCGGGGCGACTACGACATTGCACAGGATCTGGGCCAGCAGATCGACGAGCTAGAGAACAGGGCCTCCGAGCTGGACAAGAGGAGATCACATACCCTCAATCTGATCTCCTACATCAACGATCGGAACCGGAAGAAGAACGTTGAGGATGCCGAGAAGGCGATTTTAGAGGAGGCTCGTGCCAACAAGGGTCTAAAGATTTCAGACCCCTTCACACGCCGGATCACCCAACCTCGCATGGGTTTCAAGGGTGCCAAAAAGGACGACGATGACCTGCAGCTGGCACCACTTCCACCGCCACCCCCGGGCAAAAAGAGGCCGAACGAAGCGGGTACTTCGAGTGCGAGCACCAAGCCAACGGACGCCAAGGATTTCAGCTTGTACTCACTGCACGACTTTGACATCGACTTGGATGTGCCGCTACCGGGTaagttttttcgctttttgCAGCGAACTTTCATAACTCTTTAATTTCTTTTCATCTCCAGTTAGTACGAATGCAGTGCCCAAACCGGCCAACAAACCAGCTGAAACAGTCTCCAAGCGTTCGCTGAACTTGGAAGATTACAAGAAGAAGCGGGGCCTAATCTAGGAAACGAAATCGGTGGTCTACACATTTTGACAAAACTTCACATGTTCACGTCCTAGTTTAGAGTAGTGCCCCAATGACTACAGCAAACGATTGCTAATGCCACAACGACTCGCCCAACTGAAGgagcaagaaaacaaaaaacggGGGACAGATCCCTCGTCTTATAGTTACAGTTCATAATTGTATTAAGGTTGATGCAAAAGGTTTGATAAGATCGGGCGAAGCGGATGATTACCCATTACAACAAAACTAAATATCCTAATCTAGGATACTTCCCCTGTTTGTGTTTGTTCGGTATCCCCTTTAATATTCAATTTTTAGCGAAATTATACAAGCAGCACAACAAAGAGCAGCAGCAATATCGAACAGTTAGAATTCTTATGCAAATAAGGGACtcattaattaataaatatagatTGATAAAGTAATTTTCATAGTATTTAAGTTGAAAATTGTATTACCAAAATAGATAACCCCAATCCAGCCCAGCCCTATACTTCTCGACGAGATGTTCAATAAATTAACAACTAACATAATTTATACAAAACTAGTTTACAGCAATCACTCAATTGTTTACTCAGGCATATGGCAAGTTTTAAGGAGATTCCAGGGACAAATATAAAACAGGCTGATTAAATGGGATATGAACACACATTCAAGTGTATCCGTTGGTTGTAAGCGTTCAATGATGTTTAAGCTTTAGCCGAAATTCATCAAATGTAGCAACAGCATTCACATACTTAATTATAcacataaataataattatttataataaagaaaattaCTATAAAATGAAGTTGACTTTAATGGATTggtttaaaaaactttattaAGATGATAGTTATTTCAATATTGAAAAGTTTTTACTATGGTGGTATGATACTTTGTTTTGAAGTTCCAAACTTTTTTGTGGTTCAAGAATTTTTTCATCCtgtaaaaataaagttttaatgcatatatgttgttttttttggcGCCTTTTCCAACTTTAActtcaatttaaaatgtaaacctATGGTCGCCAATCTTTATTTAATCGTTCTCTTGGGTTAGGTTAAGTTCGCGCCATTTGGCTCATTTTAATTGGTTTGCAGTGTGTTTGCGCAGCTGGCTGACTCCCTTTCATGTTCTCACCAAATTAATTCAATTAATTCGATGAAATTGTCTTTTAATTGAACATGATCGCGTTTCGCGTTGTTTCGTCAGAGAGAAAAACATGAAAGATCTGCAAATTTATATACAGACTTTAACGGTCAATACGTACTGTAGATATATATAAGATCTTCATCTTACTCTGCAATGGAAACATATAGGATGCTAATTTGAAATAAACTTGAATTGATTGTTCTATAATGCACTTCCGCTTGAATATTTCCAAACTTTGTTCCTTCTGTCTTTTTGGGAACCTCGCAGCCCCGAACATATTGTTCCCAAATGGTGAATGTGACTGATCCGATCACAATGATGACGATGTGGACGAGGATGTGGATGGGGGAGCCATTGTGGCACAATGACATTTTATCTCGGAATATGCAACAGCAGCACGTTCTCTGAAGCGGAGAGTGTAATAGATCAGCGGCGGAATCTCGATTTTGAATTCGAAAACTACCGATGCGTGGCCCATGCAAATGTTCTTGCAGCGGCTTCGGTGTGGGTGCATCTCACAGATACCCATAGTGCTGCACGGAAAAAAATGCAGATCGTTATCTGTTTTATATTAGCAGGTCAATTGACTTTGAAGTATGTACTGTCACTGAATATAGAATTCTTTCTCACGCAAAACTAAAGGGTAATACGTAGTATAGAAtaccatttttttaaacaacGATTTAAAGTATTgtaacaatttttttctaggtaaatatatatgattttgattatttaatattatatatggTAGGAAGGTATGATTATGGAATActgaaaatattttgtatattttaaatattcaattagGGCTAGGAATATTGTCTAAAAAACTTATATTTTCttcatattataaatattttcatacaTATCATTCATCTACAATGTAGGTCCTGCATATATTATATAacttaatattattaataaaatcaaaaagtaGATATCATGCCGAATTTAAAAACCAAGATTATCTTCTAAATGTTTTTCTCTCGGTGTACGCATGTGGGAGAATACGAATCCCCTTGGCGGCGACTAATCAACCGGCATCGGCATGCCTTATACACAAGTGCTGGGTGCTGGGTGCTGTCCGGCAACGGTTTCTTCATCGTCGCCCCGAACTTGGGCATCTTTCACCGTCCGCCCCTCGGGGCTCCACTGTACATGTGTGTGTGGTGGTGCAGTGTGTGCGGCTTAGGGGACACTGGCTTCCCAGTCAGCTCAACCGATCAGTTCAAAGTTGACTTCGTCGCGGACCAGAGCGGACCGTTCTAATTCCGACACGCGACCGTGAATTATAGAATTACCAAATCGCAgtttaattcaatttaaaaaaatataggcaatactaaaaataaaattaaaatgcaattttatAAGTGCTCAGTTTTGAGGTGTTTATTATTGGGTTTGATCCTTGGCCAAGTGCAAGCCGAGTTGGATTTTAACAACGATCTCGAGAACAGCCAAAAGTTCAAAAGCATACCCACCACAGTGAAAACCTATGAGAACGACACAGTCCAGCTGCCTTGCACTTTAAATAGTAAGTAACTAATTAATGAAAGattcttaaataaaataagataCAAAACTTAGTGCATATTGAGGGAATTTCTGACGATTAGCCCCGTTTTTGGGGCCTTGAAACAGCCACCAGCAGCAATTGGCCATAACAATGAGATTTAATTCGATTGAAGAAATGAACTTACAATGGCACCAATGAAGGTATTATCCAACAATAATAGAGCTCTGGTGTGGAAAGTCCAGAAACGGATTCTATTAATTGAACGTTTAACACACTTAGCTGCGCATTCAAGTCGCTGGGGAAGAACCCTCCCGAGACATATTGTTAACTGTCCAATTAAAGGATTATTGACAGAAGCAATTAAGTTGTGAAAGGGTTCACAAGATTACAGAAAAGTCACATAAAGTCACAATTTATAAGAAACCCTATACGGAAATGCCGTCATCAGCAATTATTGAAAACAACGTAGGAGATATTCACCCCCAAAAACGGGCCTTTTTAGGCGATAGTTTGAAAGTTGTTTCTAGTCTTCCTGCTACGATAAACTAAATCCcgattattttgtttaaaggGAATTCTTTGaggttttaaaaattataattaagaCATACACTTTTTTAAGAACAAGTTTTGAATAGGTCCTACCCAACCCTCCGGAAAAAAACCAATTAAGTAATAATGTCTTGAGTAACTGGATTAGTTTAGGATAAATGGTTGGAATCGTAATTCGTATTCCTAACCTCGCTAGGCTTTGTATCTTTTGTTTCTAATAAAAcggtttttaaattataactTCAATGCTGCTGACCGATGAAATTGGTTTGGTCTTCGAACGGAAGTTAAAGTTTACACAATGAATGGTTTATTCATTTACGCAATAAGGCTTACCTAAACATTAAactaataaaagaaaaaatcgtgtttaattttttagaaacactttattttattcaatttagaaAATTAAGACAATTTACTACTTGGGCTATAATAATTCttataaagtt
Protein-coding regions in this window:
- the Rtf1 gene encoding RNA polymerase-associated protein Rtf1, with translation MGKRRTQSLIDSNSSDSDSESETNLESDLMSLAKKRKKPQTAAKSSSRSDSDSDWANNKAGAPASKKKKRQKASRDSSSSESNWDDDSQDEEQPARQSPAQAQQEQKPPEQATQPAHLSEQEEGEVSDSDSDKSKSNSSSSGSDSSSSSSSSSDSEFDDGFDDDLMGDEEDRRRLNALSEKERETEIYKRIEQREFMRTRWEIERKLKLARRGEKNQEKSKNKGERAKKKKEKREKKAKKAREAQAAAPPQASISTLSDAEPKPSGEVRSASPLSSPALSRDVASTSAAVASILPDDQAAAAGVSDYFDHKERSKERKKNVEANKTDDKRSNAMALLKAKREGKAKREEEEAKRLAERDRDDDKEELESVSGCKSAVKLKASEIYSDDSGSSDWDEDEKPTGKRSRSNSSKASSESEDDEKVPQRPVFITTREDLNKLRLSRYKMERFVNLPIFESTVLNCFVRISIGNNGQKPVYRVAEIVGVVETGKVYSLGTTRTNRGLRLKHGTHERVFRLEFISNQDFTESEFNKWNEVCQQGHVQMPTIDLIATKQTDIKKALNYEFKDEDVDKIVEEKNRFRNRPTNYAMKKTCLMKERDAAMLRGDYDIAQDLGQQIDELENRASELDKRRSHTLNLISYINDRNRKKNVEDAEKAILEEARANKGLKISDPFTRRITQPRMGFKGAKKDDDDLQLAPLPPPPPGKKRPNEAGTSSASTKPTDAKDFSLYSLHDFDIDLDVPLPVSTNAVPKPANKPAETVSKRSLNLEDYKKKRGLI